CGTTTATATGGTAATGGGGGAAGAATCCTAAGTATTGTTGCATTACAGGATACAATTAATAATGCACAACTTAAAGCTCGTAAATACATTAGTACCCTTGTGCTTAATGACTGCTACTACCGTAACGACATTGGAAACAAAGCGCTAAAATAATAATATAGCTGAATTCAAAATAATTGTATGAAAAAAAGAGGAGATAGATCAAAATTTGACTTTTGACCTACTCTCCTTTTTAAAATAGAATACTATCTGAAATCCAAGCAAAGTCAAAAAGACTAGATTGCTAGTGACAAAAGAGCATGCTTGATGGTATTACCAAGGTCGATACAACCTTCTTTAATTTGTTTTTCTGTAATTCCAGTAAAGTTAAGTCTAAGGTGATTTGTTTCCTTAGAAGTTGCAAATAGCGATGATCCTTCTAAAAATGTTACTTTTCTCGTTTTATTTAACAACTCGCGCGCATCAAGTGATTCAGGTAAATTTACCCAAATGAAGAAGCCACCTGTTGGCTTAGAAAAACTACATTCCGTAGGGAGATTTTCTGAAAGGCCAGTCAACATTGCATTCATTTTGTGTTGATAGACATCGCGCAATTTAGAGATATGTGTTGCAATATCATTATGATCTAAGTATTCATCTATTCCTTCCAATAAAATGTTTGAGGACTGGCAATCATACGATAGTCTTAATGAAGACAATTGATCAACGATTTCTTTAGCGCCAATTAACCAGCCACACCGAAGAGCAGGTGATAAAATCTTAGAAAAACTTCCCAAGGTAACAACATTTTCAGTTAAGTCGAAGGATTTAATTGAAGGAAGAGCATTGCCAGTATAGCGCAGTTCACGATAAGGGTCATCTTCAATAACCATAACATTGTGTTTGGAAGCAAGCTTAGCAAGGCGTTTTCTTTTTTCAATTGACATACAGTATCCAGTTGGATTTTGAAAATTAGGAATTGTATAAATCAACTTAACGTTATTTTCTTCTAATGTTTTTTCCAAGATATCTATGTTCATACCATCATCTTCCATTGGTATTTCATAATAAGTTGGTTTGTGATCATTAAATGCTTCAAGCCCACCAGCATAAGTAGGTGCTTCAACGACGACGCCATCAAAATCATCTAGAAAAAGACCTGCAAGTAGCTTAATTCCTTGTTGTGCTCCTTGTGTAAGCATAATGTTTTCAGGTTGACAAGTTATGCCAGTTGTTTCAGCATAATTAGCAATTCTTTTGCGCAATGGCTCGTAACCCAAGATTGAGCGATATTGAAAAATTTCAGAGGAAGATTTTTTAATTCTGTTTTCAAATGCATTATTGAGTTCTTTTTTTGGAAATAGAGCAGGATCTGGATAGCCACCAGCGAATGAAATCAAGTCAGCTCGACCACTCAACGCGAATAAGGCGTCAAGGCTAGTTGGTTCTTGATTTATGCGACTAGAAAAAGTTGGTATCATAATAAATCCTCCTCGAATAATTTTTACTTGTTTTGTTGATGTTTAAAGTGTACCGTTATTTCTAAGTTAAGTAAAATTCATTTTTTTCAATCTAAGATGAAGATAATTCATTATTAAAATATTGAGGTGTTGATCATGTCCACATTTTCCTATGAAGTTTTCAGTGAAGTTGCAAAGCGTAAGACATTTTTTGCCGCGGCAACACAATTAAATGTTACTCCTTCAGCAATTAGTCATTCAATTGCAGGACTAGAAAAAGAACTTGGTTTTGCATTATTTATTCGTAATCGAACAGGTGTGAAATTAACACCAGATGGGCAGAAGATTTTACCGGTTGTTCAAGATATCTTAAATTCAGAGGCAAAATTGGTAGAAGAGGCTGCACGAATTAATGGATTAAATCAGGGACGGATTCGAATTGGAGCGTTCAGTAGTGTCTGCATTAATTGGTTACCAGACATTATTCAGAGCTTCAAAAAGAAATATCCAGATATTGGTTTATCAGTTACACAGGGTAATTTTAATGAAGTTGCGGAACAAGTGAGACTAGGAATGCTTGATATAGGGTTTAGTGCACTACCAATCAAAGAAAAACTAGAAGTTTTACCGTTGCATCGTGACCCGATTTACTGCATTGCCCCTGAGAGCTTCAATCCGCAAGCTGGTGTGGTCACAAAAGATGATATTAAAAATGAAAACTTCATTTTGCAACAAATAGATTATGATCGTGATACCAAGAGGGCGCTGGACACATATGATGTTTCTGTTAATTCAATCCAGTATAGTATTGATGATGCTTCCATTATTGCAATGGTAGAAAGTGGACTTGGGTTAGGCATTCTACCTGAATTAGCCTTGCAGAAATTATCGGGGAATGTAAATCATTATCCCTTTAAAGAACATTTTTATCGCACAATTTGTTTAATTTCTCATTTTGAAACAAAACAAACACCTTCTACAAGAGCATTTGTTAATGAAATTCAAAACTATATTGCAAAGCGATATCCACAAGAATAAATCTGTTAGAAATTTTTTTGAGTTAGGTCTTCATTTGTTTTTTTTCATATGCTACCATGATAAAATATGATCTTAATAAAACGACATTTATTGTAAATTTTGAATTGGGGGTAAACGATTGAAGGAGCTAACAAAAGGAAGTCCAATAAAACTTATTTTAATGTTTACCATTCCATTGTTGGTAGGCAATCTTTTTCAACAATTATACAGTATCTCTGATACGTTGATTGTTGGACAGACGCTTGGAGTCAATCAATTAGCAGCGGTTGGAGCGACCGGTAGTATTCAGTTTTTGATAATCGGGTTTGCTCAGGGACTAACTGCGGGACTTTCCATTATTACAGCCCAATATTTTGGTGCGGGTAATTATCGCAAAGTTCGGCAAAGCTTTGCAGTAAGCATTGTTATCAGTGCTATTGCAACTGTCATTTTAACTTTTTTAAGCCTTTATTTTATTGGTGATATTTTAAATTTAATGCAAACACCTAAAGCAATTGAAGCAGATGCACAACTATTTATCTCAATTATTTTTGGAGGAATTTTTTCCTCTATGGCGTTTAATCTCTTAGCAAATGTTATTCGTGCTCTTGGCGACAGTCGGACACCTCTTTATTTTCTGATTGTTGCGGCTGTTGTTAATATTGTTCTTGAGTTGATTTTTATTTTGGTGTTTCACATGGGGGTTGATGGTGCAGGGTATGCAACAGTTATTGCACAAATTTTCTCAGTGGTATTGTGTATTATTTATATTATGAGAAGAATTCCTTTACTACAGGTTAGAAAAAAGGACTTTACAACTTTTTCAGCGAAAGACTTTAAACAGCATCTTTATATTGGCTTACCAATGGCCTTTCAAGCATCAATTATTGCAATTGGTGGTATTATGGTTCAATCAGCTTTAAATGGATTAGGGACAACTGCAGTAGCTGCTACGACAGCAGCAAGCAAAATTGACCAATTGGCAATTCAGCCGATGATGTCCTTTGGCGTTGCAATGGCAACTTTTACTGCTCAAAATTATGGTGCTGGAAAATATGGCAGAATTATAAAAGGTGTGAAGCAGTGTCTGTTGGTCTCAGGGTTATTTAGCATTATTGCAGGTGCACTCGTTATTTTTTTTGGAAGAGATTTAGTTGTATTATTTGTCGGCAATTCAGAAGAAAAAGTATTGCAGTTATCGCAAGTGTACTTTAATGCAAACAGCAGCCTATATGTCCTTTTAGCAACATTATTTATTTTACGATACACGTTGCAAGGGTTAGGTCGCAGTATTATCCCTACTATTGCGGGTGTTATGGAATTATTAATGAGGTGTTTAGCGGCAATATTCTTGGCAACAACAGTTGGGTATGTTGGTGCATGTTTTGCTAATCCCTTGGCATGGCTGGGTTCGTGTTGTGTATTGATTGTATCTTATTTTAAAGCAATGAAAATGTTGAAAAAGAAACAATATGAAAAAGATCAGCAAATATCGTAATTTTTTGAAAAACATAATAAAAAATAGTTTGATTTGTTGATTTGCATATCTAAATTTGATATTATGCTAAAGATTATTGAATGAAGGTAGGTAAAGCAGATGGAAACAGAGTTTAAAATTGGCGAAAAGGTCAAGTGCAAAAAATTCGGAACGTTAAGTCATGATTTTGTTGGTGCTGTGGAGAAAATCTATGAAAACTCTGCGATGGTGGCAATTGTTGAACATGATATAACTGACGAAGTGGCTGTTAACGATTTTCATAATCGAGTAATTGTAAGACTGAAAGATATGAAGAAAATCACTGTAAAATAATGCTGACAGCGAGAATATTTTATGCTATACTACTACTTGTTCTGCGGGTGTAGTTTAGTGGTAAAATCCCAGC
Above is a window of Liquorilactobacillus hordei DSM 19519 DNA encoding:
- a CDS encoding PLP-dependent aminotransferase family protein, which encodes MIPTFSSRINQEPTSLDALFALSGRADLISFAGGYPDPALFPKKELNNAFENRIKKSSSEIFQYRSILGYEPLRKRIANYAETTGITCQPENIMLTQGAQQGIKLLAGLFLDDFDGVVVEAPTYAGGLEAFNDHKPTYYEIPMEDDGMNIDILEKTLEENNVKLIYTIPNFQNPTGYCMSIEKRKRLAKLASKHNVMVIEDDPYRELRYTGNALPSIKSFDLTENVVTLGSFSKILSPALRCGWLIGAKEIVDQLSSLRLSYDCQSSNILLEGIDEYLDHNDIATHISKLRDVYQHKMNAMLTGLSENLPTECSFSKPTGGFFIWVNLPESLDARELLNKTRKVTFLEGSSLFATSKETNHLRLNFTGITEKQIKEGCIDLGNTIKHALLSLAI
- a CDS encoding LysR family transcriptional regulator; translation: MSTFSYEVFSEVAKRKTFFAAATQLNVTPSAISHSIAGLEKELGFALFIRNRTGVKLTPDGQKILPVVQDILNSEAKLVEEAARINGLNQGRIRIGAFSSVCINWLPDIIQSFKKKYPDIGLSVTQGNFNEVAEQVRLGMLDIGFSALPIKEKLEVLPLHRDPIYCIAPESFNPQAGVVTKDDIKNENFILQQIDYDRDTKRALDTYDVSVNSIQYSIDDASIIAMVESGLGLGILPELALQKLSGNVNHYPFKEHFYRTICLISHFETKQTPSTRAFVNEIQNYIAKRYPQE
- a CDS encoding MATE family efflux transporter, producing the protein MKELTKGSPIKLILMFTIPLLVGNLFQQLYSISDTLIVGQTLGVNQLAAVGATGSIQFLIIGFAQGLTAGLSIITAQYFGAGNYRKVRQSFAVSIVISAIATVILTFLSLYFIGDILNLMQTPKAIEADAQLFISIIFGGIFSSMAFNLLANVIRALGDSRTPLYFLIVAAVVNIVLELIFILVFHMGVDGAGYATVIAQIFSVVLCIIYIMRRIPLLQVRKKDFTTFSAKDFKQHLYIGLPMAFQASIIAIGGIMVQSALNGLGTTAVAATTAASKIDQLAIQPMMSFGVAMATFTAQNYGAGKYGRIIKGVKQCLLVSGLFSIIAGALVIFFGRDLVVLFVGNSEEKVLQLSQVYFNANSSLYVLLATLFILRYTLQGLGRSIIPTIAGVMELLMRCLAAIFLATTVGYVGACFANPLAWLGSCCVLIVSYFKAMKMLKKKQYEKDQQIS